Genomic segment of bacterium:
CTCCAACGTGTTCCCGCGGATGAGTCGGGTGTGTTCGTAGTCCGTGGTCAGGGTATGCCAGTCGGCGACGAAATGATAGCTCTCGTATTCATCCTGCAAACCAACCCAGTTTTCAAGCGCCCCCACGTAGTTTCCCAGATGGAGTCGTCCGGTCGGCCGCATGCCCGAAAGAAGGCGTTTTTTTCGTGGACTTTTTGAAGCTGATTCTGGCATACGATTAAACCGGAAGATACAATATTCTCACGAAAATAGCAACCGGATCGCCGCTGGCGATCCGGGCCAAATTCGACTATTTCATCAGCACAATGGGGTAGGCTCGGCCCCCCCGACCATCATCCAAGATTGCATAATAAGTTCCGGTTGCCAATGGATTTACTCGATCTCGATCCCACTGCCACCCTACTTCTTGCCGGCCCGTTCCCACAGGTAGGCGTGCCACAATCTGTCCTATGCTGTTATATATTAAGATGATAGATGGTTCTGTCAGGCTCGCAGAAAGCCGAAACCTCACGCTGCCATTCGACGGGTTTGGATAGGCCTCACGGATGGCACTTTCACGGGCTACGAGGCGAGGTACAACTGGCTGAATCGGACTCTCACCGCCGTAAAGTACCATCTGTCCGGGTCCATCGGAAACCGGATAACGGTTAAAAAGAGCGCCCGCGTTACTCCGATGTTCGACCTCATCCGTCATCGCGCAAGACACGAAGAACGATCCGTCCGCCAATGCCTCAACGTCGGTGGCGCCACTGCCCACTCGAATCGGTGACGCCTGATCGTTCAGAACGGTAAGATCGTCGAGCCGATAGCGGTAGACCTCGCCGTGATCTCCCCAACCGCCCGCCGCCAGCAGCGCCTGCCCGCCGCCGAAACTGATGTTGCTGGGGGATCCTCCGACTTCCACCACCGCTTCCGTCTGCCGATTCCCCAAGTCCACGACGTGAATCTCCCCGCCCACCGTTCCGTAGTTTCCCGTGCACACCACGTGCAGACGATCCCATTCGTCCACCGCCGCCGTCTGCGGATTCATTCCCACTCTAAGGCTGTCGAGTAGATGAAAATCGCCGCGATTATAGATCATCACCACGCCCGGCCCATACTGGCCAGACGGCAAATAGCGCGTGAGACAAACGTACACGCGATCCCCATGAGCGACGATTCCCTGGGGAGCGACGCCTACGTAGACATTACCCACAACTTGCCCACTTGATAGTCGGATGAGCAAGACGTTATTCGAAATCCAGTTCGTAACCGCCAGCGTGTCAGAGTTGAGCGTCGCCGCCGAATGGGGATTCACTCCGCCGGTCGTGGGAATGTCCCGCAGCGTCACATCGGTTTCAGCGTCAATCTCTTGAACGGTATTGAGCAGGGAATTGGTGACGAACAGACGGCTGCCGTGCGCGATGATATCGTTGCAGCCGTATCCCAGATCGAGCACGTGCGGATTCACCGCGCCCGTTTCCAAGCGGATTTCGGCCAGGGATTCGTCTCCATATTGCACAACGTACAACCGATCCTGCCCGTCGGCCATCGAGACGATCAGCAGCAGGAAAAGAAGCGTCCGGTGCAGTCTGATCTCGCAAGTCATGATACCGTCGCGCGAATACCGCCGTACCATTGCCGAAGCGGCATCGGTGCGTGCCGTACGATTCGATAATTCGAGTCGAGCGCGTTCTCGCAGCCGACCGTGGATTGAAGCTCGACGGAACCGATTTGGAAAGTATAGGAACTCTGGAGGTCCATTACTTCGTACTTGCTGAGCCATTTCGAATTCGTTTCAAGGATCGGCCGCGCGGCTACCCAGCGATAGGTGGCGACGACGTGAATGCCTGTATGATCGAATACAAAGCCTGCGCGATGAGTTCGCGGAGCACGGTAGGTGAGGTATTTGCCGCCCGTGTTGCGATCATCCGTGTCATCGCGCGCTTCCGTCCAGTTGACGCCCGTGTTCAGGCGAAACCTGCCCTGCCAGAGACTCTGCTCAAAGAATAGGTCCAGCGTCTGAATGTGCGCTTGATGGAGATTGAATGGCTTCCAGTAGTTGTCGAAGGTTCGTCGCCAGACGATCAGGTCCCGCACGCGCTGTTCCGAAGCCGACGCCTCGCAACGGGTGACGTTGGACGTGGCGGTCTCAAACGTGAGCCGCCCCGTCCATTCATCCGAGGTCTCCGCCTCAAGATCGGGATTCCCGCGCGTGGCCATGTCATCCAACCAGAACAGCGAATACAACGAGGGCGCGCGATACGATTTGCCCCGCGAAGCGAATCCGGCGATTCGGTAGGATGGGCGATATTCCGCCGTCAGTCCCACTCGCGGCAGAAGTACGCGATCTTCCCCGAACGTCTCCCATCGCAGACCGGACTCCAGCACCAGTGAAGAGAAGTTGCTTCTCGTCGCGAGCAATCGCACGTCGGTCTTGCACCAGAGCGCTCCGCTCGCTCGCTCCGCCGTTCCTCCGGCAATCTGAATACCCGCGAGGCGATCTTCTCCGGCGGAAGCGCCCCCTTGAACCCTCGTTCGCGGCAGTTCGACGAACGCGGAGAATTCGCCGCTCCAACGCTGCGACCTCTCATCCGTCCTTAGCACACGGCCATAGCCGTCGTCGTTCGTGTACTCTCGCCGGCTTCGATCATACCCGCCGTTTCCCCGAATCGTTACGGAAGAAAAATGACGCACAGCCCGCAACGCAATCGCTTCCTGCTGGCTGCTCTGCCGCGCGCGCGGTGTGAGTTGCGGCGCAAGATAGCCGGGCATGCCGCGGGCCTGCCGATCGGCCAGACCGGTGAGCTCGACGGATCCGGCCGCACTCGATCCTGTTTGTGCCTTGATTAGGAGCTGATCGCGCGTAACGTCATTGTTAACTCGATGACAGGTCTGGCCAAGATCGGGCGTAAACGATCCCGTGCCGTCATCCTCCGATAT
This window contains:
- a CDS encoding TonB-dependent receptor plug domain-containing protein: FLWVFLLVASSVAQTGGAVFVRVTSDRQAVPPGGTAVLWPVGIAQSLDAGGCVSFDGLTCGRYRLEVSANRCVSRDTTFDLASGEQLQLLLTLHRLAAVLPEVTVEGLSLSAPTRIFHRRDIETSSARDLAGFLHSEVGLDVRSDGTLGSPVTASIGGSQPGQVLVRVDGRRIQNAGSGEADLSSVPLEWVENVAVYRGGQTELGGEAIGGVIDVTTRRPQNTATYSAEAEMHSTYGRTSFFGSGQTGPLASLLSFARTNGPGDFEYRISEDDGTGSFTPDLGQTCHRVNNDVTRDQLLIKAQTGSSAAGSVELTGLADRQARGMPGYLAPQLTPRARQSSQQEAIALRAVRHFSSVTIRGNGGYDRSRREYTNDDGYGRVLRTDERSQRWSGEFSAFVELPRTRVQGGASAGEDRLAGIQIAGGTAERASGALWCKTDVRLLATRSNFSSLVLESGLRWETFGEDRVLLPRVGLTAEYRPSYRIAGFASRGKSYRAPSLYSLFWLDDMATRGNPDLEAETSDEWTGRLTFETATSNVTRCEASASEQRVRDLIVWRRTFDNYWKPFNLHQAHIQTLDLFFEQSLWQGRFRLNTGVNWTEARDDTDDRNTGGKYLTYRAPRTHRAGFVFDHTGIHVVATYRWVAARPILETNSKWLSKYEVMDLQSSYTFQIGSVELQSTVGCENALDSNYRIVRHAPMPLRQWYGGIRATVS